One genomic region from Bubalus kerabau isolate K-KA32 ecotype Philippines breed swamp buffalo chromosome 7, PCC_UOA_SB_1v2, whole genome shotgun sequence encodes:
- the NPY5R gene encoding neuropeptide Y receptor type 5 — translation MDSELKDYYNKTSAGENNTAALRNSDFPVWDDYKSSVDDLQYFLIGLYTLVSLLGFMGNLLILMALMRKRNQKTTVNFLIGNLAFSDILVVLFCSPFTLTSVLLDQWMFGRVMCHIMPFLQCVTVLVSTLILISIAIVRYHMIKHPVSNHLTANHGYFLIATVWTLGFAMCSPLPVFHSLVELQETFGSALLSNRYLCVESWPSDAYRIAFTISLLLVQYILPLVCLTVSHTSVCRSISCGLSNKENQLEEKEMINLTLHPSQKSGPQVKLPSSQKWSYSFIRKHRRRYSKKTACVLPAPARPPLENRPGRLPEHAGSRKSPLPSSSKFIPGVPTCFEVKPEENSDVHEMRVNQSIMRIKKRSRSVFYRLTILILVFAVSWMPLHLFHVVTDFNDNLISNRHFKLVYCICHLLGMMSCCLNPILYGFLNNGIKADLRSLIHCLHMS, via the coding sequence ATGGATTCAGAGCTCAAGGATTATTATAACAAAACATCTGCTGGCGAGAACAATACTGCTGCTCTTCGGAACTCTGATTTCCCAGTCTGGGATGACTATAAAAGCAGTGTTGATGACTTGCAGTATTTTTTGATTGGACTCTATACACTTGTAAGTCTTCTTGGTTTTATGGGGAATCTACTTATTTTGATGGCTCTCATGAGGAAGCGAAATCAGAAGACTACAGTCAACTTCCTCATAGGGAACCTGGCCTTCTCTGATATCTTGGTTGTGCTGTTTTGCTCACCTTTCACACTGACCTCGGTCTTGCTGGATCAGTGGATGTTTGGCAGGGTCATGTGTCACATTATGCCTTTCCTTCAATGTGTGACGGTTCTGGTTTCCACTTTAATTTTAATATCCATCGCCATTGTCAGGTATCATATGATAAAACATCCTGTATCTAATCATTTAACAGCTAACCATGGCTATTTCCTGATCGCCACTGTCTGGACACTGGGTTTTGCAATGTGTTCTCCTCTCCCAGTGTTTCATAGCCTCGTGGAACTTCAGGAGACCTTTGGCTCAGCATTGCTGAGCAACAGGTATCTATGTGTCGAGTCATGGCCATCTGATGCATACCGAATTGCTTTCACTATCTCTTTATTGCTTGTTCAGTATATTCTGCCCTTAGTTTGTCTAACTGTAAGTCATACTAGTGTCTGCAGGAGTATAAGCTGTGGATTGTCCAACAAAGAAAACCAACtggaagaaaaagagatgatCAACTTAACTCTCCATCCTTCCCAAAAGAGTGGGCCCCAAGTGAAGCTCCCCAGCAGCCAGAAGTGGAGCTACTCATTCATCAGGAAGCACAGAAGGCGGTACAGCAAGAAGACAGCCTGTGTGCTGCCTGCCCCAGCCAGGCCGCCCCTGGAGAACCGCCCCGGAAGGCTTCCGGAGCATGCGGGCTCCAGGAAGAGTCCGCTCCCTTCATCCAGTAAGTTCATACCAGGGGTGCCCACCTGCTTCGAGGTGAAACCAGAAGAAAACTCAGATGTTCATGAGATGAGAGTAAACCAGTCTATCATGAGAATTAAAAAGAGATCTCGAAGTGTTTTCTACAGACTGACTATCTTGATACTAGTGTTTGCGGTGAGCTGGATGCCTCTACACCTTTTCCACGTGGTGACCGATTTTAATGATAACCTGATCTCAAACAGACATTTCAAATTGGTGTATTGCATATGTCACTTGCTGGGCATGATGTCCTGTTGTCTTAATCCAATTCTGTATGGATTTCTTAATAATGGGATCAAAGCCGACTTAAGGTCTCTTATACACTGTCTGCATATGTCATAA